In a genomic window of Cynocephalus volans isolate mCynVol1 chromosome 1, mCynVol1.pri, whole genome shotgun sequence:
- the PLAAT1 gene encoding phospholipase A and acyltransferase 1, producing the protein MAFNNHFCLDYPGNPYPGDLIEVFRPGYQHWALYLGDGYVINIAPIDGIPASFTSAKSIFSTKAMVKMQLLKDVVGNDTYRINNKYDETYPPLPVEEVMQRSEFVIGQEVAYDLFVNNCEHFVTLLRYGEGVSEQGNRAISTIGFVTAAAAAFSFLGLFPNRQRAKYC; encoded by the exons ATGGCATTTAATAATCACTTCTGTTTGGACTACCCTGGAAACCCCTACCCAGGGGACTTGATTGAAGTGTTCCGTCCTGGCTATCAGCACTGGGCGCTGTACTTGGGTGATGGTTATGTTATCAACATAGCGCCTATAG ATGGCATTCCTGCATCATTTACAAGTGCCAAGTCTATATTCAGCACAAAGGCCATGGTGAAGATGCAGCTTTTGAAGGATGTTGTTGGGAATGACACatatagaataaataataaatatgatgaAACATATCCCCCTCTTCCCGTGGAAGAAGTCATGCAACGGTCAGAGTTTGTTATTGGACAGGAGGTGGCGTATGACTTATTCGTCAACAACTGTGAGCATTTTGTGACTTTGCTTCGCTATGGAGAAGGAGTTTCAGAGCAG GGCAACCGAGCAATAAGTACCATTGGGTTTGTGACAGCTGCTGCCGCCGCCTTCTCATTCCTGGGCTTGTTTCCAAATAGACAAAGAGCAAAATACTGTTAA